The window GAGTCGGCGCCGGTGCTGTTCGGCGACAAGTCCGGCGTGCATCAGGTCAACAAGACCCGCTTCACCATGGTTCGCTTCGGCAACGTGCTGGGTTCGTCCGGTTCGGTGATCCCGCTGTTCCGCGAGCAGATCAAGCGCGGGGGGCCGGTGACCGTCACTCATCCCGGCATCACCCGTTATTTCATGACGATTCCCGAGGCTGCCCAGTTGGTCATCCAGGCGGGTTCGATGGGGCGTGGCGGTGACGTGTTCGTGCTCGACATGGGGCAGCCGGTGAAGATTCTCGAGCTGGCCGAGCGGATGATTCACCTGTCCGGTCTGAGTGTGCGCTCCGAACGGACGCCTCACGGTGATATCTCCATCGAGTTCAGCGGGCTGCGGCCGGGCGAGAAGCTGTACGAGGAGCTGCTGATCGGCGACGACGTCAGCGCTACCGAGCACCCCATGATCATGAAGGCCAACGAGGAGCTGATGCCCTGGGAGGGCTTCAAGCTGGTGTTGGTCGACCTGCTCAAGGCGGTTGACCAGGGCAACTATGCGCGGGTGCGTCAGTTGCTGCGCGAGACGGTCAACGGCTATTGCCCGGAAGGCGACATCGTCGATCTCATCCATCAGCACCGACGCATGGAGCCCTGATCGCGGGCTTCTAGCAGACGCGGGAAGAGCCGCATCTGCGAGCGTTGTCAGCCCTTTCCTCGCGATCTGTCGGCGGCAGCGGAAACTGTTGCCGACTCTTTAAACCGGCGTTTTCACGGGTATTCCTGGCGATATGTTTTCCGGGCGGCGCAATGGCGCCCGCCTCGAAACCTGATACGTCAAGGAACGATCCATGAAGAAGAGTCTGCTTTCTGCCGCAAGCATTATCCTGCTGGCCTGCTTGTCCTTTGCTGGCGCCACCAGTGCCGCTGCCAAGGCTGAGCCCGTTGCCAAGCCTGCCGTCGAATCCACCGCCCCCGCCAGCAAGGCGCCGGTTGCGCAGGCCGATACCGTAAACATCAACTCCGCGACCGTGGAAGAGTTGCAGAAGTCGATGAAGGGCATCGGCAAGGTCAAGGCCCAGGCGATCGTCGATTACCGTACGGCCAATGGCCCGTTCACCAGCATCGATCAGCTCCTGGAAGTGAAGGGGATTGGCAAGGGTACCCTGGATAAGAATCGAGACAGGATTTCGCTCTGAGGGAGCTGAGAAAGGAAGAAGGCCGGTCGTTGACCGGCTTTTCTATTGGTGCGGGGGAGGGGGCATCGACTTTCCTGACCCCAAAGAAAAAGCCCCCGGCATGTGCCGAGGGCTTTGAATTTGGCTCCGCGACCTGGACTCGAACCAGGGACCCAATGATTAACAGTCATTTGCTCTACCGACTGAGCTATCGCGGAACAACGGGGCGTATCTTACTGATTAAAAAGGGGAAGTCAACATCGCCCCGACGACTTCCCCATAATTTTTTACAGCACCTGGACGATGGCGCGGGTCACGGTGTCCAGGTTGCCGTTGTTCAGCGCGGCGACGCAGATGCGGCCGGTGCCGACGGCGTAGATGCCGAACTCGTTCTTCAGGCGCTCTACCTGCTCGGCGGTCAGGCCGGAGTAGGAGAACATGCCGCGCTGCTGGGCAACGAAGCCGAAGTCACGCTTGGCGCCCAGGGCGGCCAGTTGTTGAACCATGGCTTCGCGCATGGCGCGGATGCGGGTGCGCATTTCGCCCAGTTCTTCTTCCCATACCGCACGCAGTTCCGGGCTGTTCAGCACGGAAGCGACGACGCTGGCGCCGTGGGTCGGCGGGTTGGAGTAGTTGGTGCGGATCACGCGCTTGACCTGGGACAGGACGCGGGCGGATTCCTCGCGGCTGTTGGTCACGACCGACAGCGCGCCGACGCGCTCGCCGTACAGCGAGAACGACTTGGAGAAGGAGCTGGAGACGAAGAAGTTCAGGCCGGACTGGGCGAACAGGCGCACAGCAGAGGCGTCTTCGTCGATGCCGTCGCCGAAGCCCTGGTAGGCAATGTCGAGGAACGGCACGTGGCCCTTGGCCTTGAGCACGTCCAGCACCTGCTTCCAGTCGTCCATGGTCAGGTCGACGCCGGTCGGGTTGTGGCAGCAGGCGTGCAGCACAACGATGGACTGCGACGGCAGGGCGTTCAGGTCTTCCAGCAGGCCGGCGCGGTTAACGCCGTTGGTGCTGGCGTCGTAGTAGCGGTAGTTCTGCACCGGGAAGCCGGCGGCTTCGAACAGGGCGCGGTGGTTTTCCCAGCTCGGGTCGCTGATGGCGACAGTGGCGTTGGGCAGCAGGCGCTTGAGGAAGTCGGCGCCGGTCTTCAGCGCGCCGGTACCGCCAACGGCCTGGGTGGTCACCACGCGGCCTTCGGCCAGCAGCTCGGAGTCAGCGCCGAACAGCAGCTTCTGCACGCCCGAATCGTAGGCGGCGATGCCTTCGATCGGCAGGTAGCCGCGCGGGGCATGAGCTTCGATGCGGGCCTTCTCCGCGGCCTGGACGGCACGCAGCAACGGGAGGCGACCTTCCTCGTTGTAGTACACGCCAACGCCCAGGTTGATCTTGCCCGGACGGGTATCGGCGTTGAAAGCTTCGTTCAGGCCCAGGATGGGGTCACGGGGGGCCATTTCGACAGCGGAGAACAGACTCATTTTGGCAGCAGCTCTAAGGCGGGAGTGAAGTGCAATTGCAACCCCCCGCTCACGGCGCTGGGGGTTGCGTCGACGGGCCGGTATTATATAGCCCTCTATGGCAGGCGGCGAGTTATCGCGCATGCTTTTCGACTGGTATGACGCTTTGGCGACCGAAGCGTCACACGCCAATGCGAGGTTCCCATGTCGTTATTCCAGCTGGATTCGCGCTTCAAGCCCGCCGGTGATCAACCAGAAGCCATCCGACAGATGGTGGAAGGACTGGAAGCGGGCTTGTCGCACCAGACGCTGCTGGGGGTGACCGGTTCCGGCAAGACCTTCAGCATCGCCAACGTCATCGCCCAGGTGCAGCGCCCGACCATGATCCTGGCGCCGAACAAGACCCTGGCCGCGCAGCTCTACGGCGAGTTCAAGACCTTCTTCCCGAACAACGCGGTGGAGTACTTCGTCTCCTACTACGACTACTACCAACCTGAAGCCTACGTGCCGTCCTCCGATACCTATATCGAGAAGGACTCCTCCATCAACGACCACATCGAGCAGATGCGCCTGTCGGCGACCAAGGCGCTGCTGGAGCGCGAGGACGCCATCATCGTCTGCACCGTGTCGTCGATCTACGGCTTGGGCGACCCGGCGTCCTACCTGAAGATGGTCCTGCACCTGGATCGCGGCGACAGGATGGACCAGCGCGAGTTGCTACGCCGCCTGACCAGCCTGCAGTACACCCGCAACGACATGGACTTCGCTCGCGCCACTTTCCGCGTGCGCGGCGACGTTATCGACATATTCCCTGCGGAATCGGACCTGGAAGCCATCCGCGTCGAGCTGTTCGACGACGAGGTGGAGAACATCGCCGCCTTCGACCCGCTGACCGGCGAGGTGATCACCAAGCTGCCGCGCTTCACCTTCTACCCCAAGAGCCACTACGTGACCCCACGGGAAACGCTGCTGGAGGCGGTGGAGCAGATCAAGGCCGAACTCAAGGTGCGCCTGGAATACCTGCGCACCAACAACAAGCTGGTGGAAGCCCAGCGCCTGGAACAGCGCACCCGTTTCGACCTGGAGATGATCCTCGAACTGGGTTACTGCAACGGCATCGAGAACTACTCGCGCTACCTTTCCGGGCGCGGTCCCGGTGAGCCGCCGCCAACCCTCTACGATTACCTGCCGGCCAATTCCCTGCTGGTGATCGACGAGTCCCACGTCAGCGTTCCCCAGGTTGGCGCCATGTACAAGGGCGACCGTTCGCGCAAGGAAACCCTGGTGGAATACGGCTTCCGCCTGCCGTCGGCACTGGACAACCGGCCGCTGCGCTTCGAGGAATGGGAGGCGATCAGCCCACAGACCATCTTCGTCTCGGCAACCCCTGGCCCTTATGAGGACCAGCACGCCGGCCGGGTGATCGAGCAGGTGGTGCGTCCCACCGGCCTGGTCGATCCGGAAGTGGAAATCCGCCCGGCCACCACCCAGGTGGACGACCTGCTCTCGGAAATCCGCCTGCGCGTGGCCGAGGACCAGCGGGTGTTGGTCACGACCCTGACCAAGCGCATGGCCGAAGACCTCACCGACTACCTGGGCGACCACGATGTGCGGGTACGCTACCTGCACTCGGACATCGATACCGTGGAGCGGGTGGAGATCATCCGCGACCTGCGCACCGGGACCTTCGACGTGCTGGTGGGGATCAACCTGCTGCGCGAGGGCCTGGACATGCCCGAGGTGTCGCTGGTGGCGATCCTCGATGCGGACAAGGAAGGCTTCCTGCGTTCCGAACGCTCGCTGATCCAGACCATCGGCCGCGCCGCGCGGAACCTGCATGGCAAGGCGATCCTCTACGCCGACAACATTACCGGCTCGATGC of the Pseudomonas sp. PSE14 genome contains:
- a CDS encoding ComEA family DNA-binding protein; protein product: MKKSLLSAASIILLACLSFAGATSAAAKAEPVAKPAVESTAPASKAPVAQADTVNINSATVEELQKSMKGIGKVKAQAIVDYRTANGPFTSIDQLLEVKGIGKGTLDKNRDRISL
- the uvrB gene encoding excinuclease ABC subunit UvrB; its protein translation is MSLFQLDSRFKPAGDQPEAIRQMVEGLEAGLSHQTLLGVTGSGKTFSIANVIAQVQRPTMILAPNKTLAAQLYGEFKTFFPNNAVEYFVSYYDYYQPEAYVPSSDTYIEKDSSINDHIEQMRLSATKALLEREDAIIVCTVSSIYGLGDPASYLKMVLHLDRGDRMDQRELLRRLTSLQYTRNDMDFARATFRVRGDVIDIFPAESDLEAIRVELFDDEVENIAAFDPLTGEVITKLPRFTFYPKSHYVTPRETLLEAVEQIKAELKVRLEYLRTNNKLVEAQRLEQRTRFDLEMILELGYCNGIENYSRYLSGRGPGEPPPTLYDYLPANSLLVIDESHVSVPQVGAMYKGDRSRKETLVEYGFRLPSALDNRPLRFEEWEAISPQTIFVSATPGPYEDQHAGRVIEQVVRPTGLVDPEVEIRPATTQVDDLLSEIRLRVAEDQRVLVTTLTKRMAEDLTDYLGDHDVRVRYLHSDIDTVERVEIIRDLRTGTFDVLVGINLLREGLDMPEVSLVAILDADKEGFLRSERSLIQTIGRAARNLHGKAILYADNITGSMQRAINETERRRTKQLEFNAKHGIVPKGVKKDIKDILEGAVVPGAKGKRRSLAKVAEESGRYENELRTPDEIAKRIKQLEERMYQLARDLEFEAAAGVRDEIGKLRDRMVSMG
- a CDS encoding amino acid aminotransferase codes for the protein MSLFSAVEMAPRDPILGLNEAFNADTRPGKINLGVGVYYNEEGRLPLLRAVQAAEKARIEAHAPRGYLPIEGIAAYDSGVQKLLFGADSELLAEGRVVTTQAVGGTGALKTGADFLKRLLPNATVAISDPSWENHRALFEAAGFPVQNYRYYDASTNGVNRAGLLEDLNALPSQSIVVLHACCHNPTGVDLTMDDWKQVLDVLKAKGHVPFLDIAYQGFGDGIDEDASAVRLFAQSGLNFFVSSSFSKSFSLYGERVGALSVVTNSREESARVLSQVKRVIRTNYSNPPTHGASVVASVLNSPELRAVWEEELGEMRTRIRAMREAMVQQLAALGAKRDFGFVAQQRGMFSYSGLTAEQVERLKNEFGIYAVGTGRICVAALNNGNLDTVTRAIVQVL